One window from the genome of Parcubacteria group bacterium ADurb.Bin159 encodes:
- the eno gene encoding Enolase: MAKIKNIVAREILDSRANPTIETMVVLENDLWAKASVPAGASTGKYEACELRDGNPERFLGKGVKKAIVNIEEKIAPALQGKEVSEQKEIDRIMCELDGTPQKANLGANAILSVSLATARTAALNERLPLFQYLRKLFWPDKEKYILPTPLFNMINGGKHSDSGLDIQEFLVIPKGANSFKEKLRIGAEIFYALREILASKGFSFACGDEGGFAPKLGTTIKVFDTLSQIANFTKHSLGDTVFFGFDAAANYFYSPKKKAYNFEGHLRKTDWLIKFYKKCIKEYPIFLIEDPLNEDDFDLWAKLTNEINIINPQVLIVGDDLFSTNIERLAKGIALKAANAILIKPNQIGTLSETVDCFDLAQKNGWQTIISHRSGETNDTFIADLAVAANASFIKAGAPNRGERVAKYNRLLEIEEII, translated from the coding sequence AATCCTACTATTGAAACAATGGTTGTTTTAGAAAATGATTTATGGGCGAAAGCTTCAGTGCCGGCTGGTGCTTCTACGGGGAAATATGAGGCTTGCGAATTACGCGACGGAAACCCCGAACGTTTTTTGGGAAAAGGTGTAAAAAAAGCCATTGTAAATATAGAAGAAAAAATCGCCCCGGCTTTGCAAGGTAAAGAAGTAAGCGAACAAAAAGAAATTGATAGAATTATGTGCGAGCTTGATGGAACTCCGCAAAAAGCCAATTTAGGGGCTAATGCTATTTTATCTGTTTCTTTAGCTACTGCTCGGACAGCAGCTTTAAATGAGAGATTACCGTTGTTTCAATATTTAAGAAAATTATTTTGGCCGGATAAAGAAAAATATATTTTACCCACCCCGCTTTTTAATATGATTAATGGCGGCAAACACTCTGATTCAGGATTAGATATTCAAGAGTTTTTAGTTATTCCTAAGGGGGCAAATAGTTTTAAAGAAAAATTAAGAATAGGAGCGGAAATATTTTATGCTTTAAGGGAAATATTGGCTTCAAAAGGTTTTAGTTTTGCCTGCGGAGATGAAGGAGGATTTGCTCCAAAACTTGGGACAACTATTAAAGTTTTTGATACTCTTTCTCAAATTGCTAATTTTACTAAACATTCTTTGGGGGATACTGTTTTTTTTGGTTTTGATGCTGCGGCTAATTATTTTTATTCCCCAAAAAAGAAAGCCTATAATTTTGAAGGACATTTGAGAAAAACTGATTGGTTGATTAAATTTTATAAAAAATGTATTAAAGAATATCCTATTTTTTTAATTGAAGATCCGCTTAATGAAGACGATTTTGATTTATGGGCAAAATTAACTAATGAAATTAACATAATTAATCCTCAAGTTTTAATCGTGGGAGACGATTTATTCTCTACCAACATAGAACGTTTAGCCAAAGGAATAGCTCTTAAGGCGGCTAATGCTATTTTGATTAAACCTAATCAGATTGGCACTCTTTCTGAAACAGTTGATTGTTTTGATTTAGCCCAAAAAAATGGTTGGCAAACGATTATTTCTCATCGTTCAGGGGAAACGAATGATACTTTCATTGCTGATTTAGCTGTAGCTGCCAATGCTTCTTTTATTAAAGCCGGAGCGCCTAATCGAGGAGAACGAGTGGCAAAATATAATCGTTTATTGGAGATAGAAGAGATAATTTAA